The genomic segment ATGTTAATAAATCTGTTCCTTGCCCAAAAATATTTATGTCTTTAGTAAACTCATAAATAGAAACCGATGATAAATTACCAAAACCTTGATTTCCTGTCGATCCAATATTCCCTCTTAATTTAAGCATCGATACTTTATGATTATCCATTTCGAATGCTTTGTGTAAATTTATACCTGCACCAATAGCCCAAAATGGAGAGAATTTTTTATTGGAGCCAAAAACTGTAGATCCATCTATACGATATGTGGCATCAAATAAATATGTTCTATCTAAAACATAGTTAACACTTGCTAGCATATTAATTCTTCTAAATTTACTATTTACTGAAACAGGCTTAGAGTTTGGTTGATAACCGAACGCAAAAGCAGGGTTTCCATTTGTTCCTGTAGGAAAACCAACAGCAGATACACCTAATCTATTATTGTTAGTTTCTTCTGCTTCTGCTCTTAAGTTTGCAGTTATACTATGTTTATCTTTTACAACAGTTGCATAAGATGCCATTACATTTAATCTATAACTAAATCTATCTGATTTTTGATTTGTATATTTACCTCTTTCTAGAATATCTGTACCTATAAAGTTAGTGTGTTCTGGAGGTAAAAAAGTATCTAAAATAGTGGTCTCTTTGTTAATCTGAAAATTAGACTGAATTCGAAACTTCTCACTCAACGTTAATATAGCTTGTAAATTATTGGTAATTTGCAAATTAGAACTATTGTTTTTAGTATTCAACGTTGCATTATATAATGGATTTGTAATGGTATTTCTAAAGTAGCCATCGATATCTAAGTATTTTGTAGGATTACCATTAGTATCTGTTTTTCTAAAATATGGATTTGCCGTTACAAAATTTGAAAACGATCCGTAAGGAGATTCGTTGGCATCGTAGCCATTTATGTATAGATTATTAGAAACATTTAATTTATCTTTTCGGTATCTTAAATTAAAGTTAGTTCCCCAAGTTTTACGGTTTGAGCCAATCATTACCCCATTTAAATCTTTATAGTTAAGACCAACTCCAAAAGTAATTTCCTTATTACCTCCACTAATATTTAAAGAGTGACTTGTGGTAGTTCCTACTCGCACAGGTTCATTTAACCAATACGTATTTACTCCTCGCTTAATTTCAGCTAATGTTTTATTATATTGTTTATCCAACTCAAACTGTTTTCCAATATCGTATGAAGGGGCATTCCAAAGGCCCGAAAGTTTTTCGTACTTTAGTTTTTGAGTAGAGTTCATTAAGTTATAATCAGTTAAATCTGGCATTTCAACCCTTAAATCAGAATTGTATATTACCTGTAATTTTCCTGCTACAGGTTTTATAGTTTCAACAACAATTACTCCATTTGCAGCTCTAGCACCATATAACGCTGTAGAAGAAGCATCTTTTAAAATTGTGATAGATGCAACTCTATTCATATCTAAATCGATAATTGTTCTTAATGTAGATTCAAAACCATCTAAAATAAATAGTGGTTGGTTAGGGTTTGCTCCAAATTCGTCTCTTAAATTATCTGTAGACACACTAGTTTTACCACGAACTTCGATATTTGGCAACCTGTTTGGGTTTGAGCCTAATATATTATTTTCATATATAACAAAAGAAGGGTCTATTGTTTTTAAGCTTTCAATAACATTTAAGTTACCTATTGTTTTCAATTCTTTACCTTTTACTGTAGTAATGGCTCCTGTAAAACTTTCTTTCTTTCTTTTTACAACACCTGTAATAACAATTTCATCTAATTTAGAGGCACTTTCAACTAATTTTACGTTAATCTGTGTTTTACCATCAACTTTAATTTCTTGAGATAAATATCCAATATAACTAAAAATTAAAGTTGCTTTTTTATCTGTTTCAATGGAATAATTTCCATTAAAATCTGTCATAGTACCGTTTTTGGTTCCTTTAATCATTACAGTTGCCCCTGGTAAAACATCTCCATTGGTATTTGTTACTGTTCCTTTTACAATAATATTTTTTTTAAAATTTAAAATTGTAACAGGAGTAATTAGCACAATGTTATCATTTGTTTTCTCTACTTTATAATTTATTCCTACAAGTTTTGATACAGCAGTAATTAGGTCTATTTCTTTGTAATTAGCGACAACCATACGATTAACATTAAGTTCATTATCACTATAAAAGAAATCGACTTTTGTTAGTTTTTTAAGGCTTTTTAACGCTTTTGATAATTTGACTTCTCCTAATTCTAATGTTACTTTTTGAGAATAAGAGAAAGCAGTAACACTAAAAAATAGCATACTTAGAATAAGACAACGCTTCATAATTAACAAGAGATTTTTAGTATATTTGCTAAGAAAACCACTCATTTTTATGGTTCTTTTTTTTTCCATAAATGTGTTTGTTTAGTTAAATAATCGGTTTCAAAATTTTTTAGTTAACTAAATTTATCCGGGAGATGTTCACAGCATTTTCCGGTTTTTGTTAACTAATCTCTAATTAGTTTTAATTCGTATTTATCATTTATTTTGTTTTTAGTTATTAAATAATTAATTTTTGTTGTTTTCCTTATCATATTTAATAGGTTTTCAATGGGTTTGTTTTTAAGTATAACACCAGTAAAAATTTCATCTTTTAAAGAATTGTCTTCAAATACTACATTTATATTATACCACCTACCCACTCTTGTTAAAATACGCTCTAACTTTTCCTTTTCAAAGTAAAATTTACCATCTTTCCAGGCAGTATATATATCTGTTTCGACTGTAGTTATTTTAATTTTTGATGTATTCTTATCTAATACACCTCTTTGGTTTGGAGATAATATTTTAGTATTACTAACCTTTAGTTTTTGAGATGTTGCCAACTTAATCTTACCTTCAACTAAAGTTGATGAGAAAAAAGGATCATCTTTATATGAAGACACGTTAAATTGAGTTCCTAAAACGATAACATCTGCTGTATTGGTTTGAACG from the Polaribacter cellanae genome contains:
- a CDS encoding SusC/RagA family TonB-linked outer membrane protein, whose amino-acid sequence is MEKKRTIKMSGFLSKYTKNLLLIMKRCLILSMLFFSVTAFSYSQKVTLELGEVKLSKALKSLKKLTKVDFFYSDNELNVNRMVVANYKEIDLITAVSKLVGINYKVEKTNDNIVLITPVTILNFKKNIIVKGTVTNTNGDVLPGATVMIKGTKNGTMTDFNGNYSIETDKKATLIFSYIGYLSQEIKVDGKTQINVKLVESASKLDEIVITGVVKRKKESFTGAITTVKGKELKTIGNLNVIESLKTIDPSFVIYENNILGSNPNRLPNIEVRGKTSVSTDNLRDEFGANPNQPLFILDGFESTLRTIIDLDMNRVASITILKDASSTALYGARAANGVIVVETIKPVAGKLQVIYNSDLRVEMPDLTDYNLMNSTQKLKYEKLSGLWNAPSYDIGKQFELDKQYNKTLAEIKRGVNTYWLNEPVRVGTTTSHSLNISGGNKEITFGVGLNYKDLNGVMIGSNRKTWGTNFNLRYRKDKLNVSNNLYINGYDANESPYGSFSNFVTANPYFRKTDTNGNPTKYLDIDGYFRNTITNPLYNATLNTKNNSSNLQITNNLQAILTLSEKFRIQSNFQINKETTILDTFLPPEHTNFIGTDILERGKYTNQKSDRFSYRLNVMASYATVVKDKHSITANLRAEAEETNNNRLGVSAVGFPTGTNGNPAFAFGYQPNSKPVSVNSKFRRINMLASVNYVLDRTYLFDATYRIDGSTVFGSNKKFSPFWAIGAGINLHKAFEMDNHKVSMLKLRGNIGSTGNQGFGNLSSVSIYEFTKDINIFGQGTDLLTLANPNLQWQKTLNTSIGLDAVLFNNRVNATLNAFQKKTDPLVVRIDLPSSTGVFNYPINTGFMNTKGVEAIIRVSPIYKPQEQIVWTLGFTASAVKSVYGGFNNTLKSLNDKAQVSQSLLRYKDGYSPDDLWAVESLGIDPASGKEVFLNSDDSPTYEYNSKNIKVMGNSRPDLEGVISSNLRLKNFTFGVNLRYRFGGDVLNTALFNKVENISLRQRINNQDLRALTDRWIKPGDISSFKSIAQFGSTPISSRFIQEENVIIGESINFGYEFREQQWIKHIGLNRLRLNGYMNEIFRISSIRTERGIDYPFARAISFSINAYF